CCCAGAGACAGCGTGTCACGGCGGAGATTGAGCGTTCCCCCTGCCGCTGCGGACCAGTCGGTGTAATTAGCAGCACTTACAGAAGGGTAGGCCTGATTGGATACCGACATGGATGCCCCGATAGCATGCCGGGACCAATTGGAATTTACTGCAAGCCCCGCTGAGGTGCTAAGGACAGCACTCGACGTATGAGGAACCCCCAAAATACTGGTACTATAACCAAACTGCTGGGATGCTGTTGGTTTGAGAATATAGGCTCCTACAGGAATACCCAGATGTTTATGTGATATTACTTCTCTAAGAGAAACACTTCCCGTTGAGTCCGCCGAATATCCGGGCAATTCGTTTGGAAAATACTGCTGAATAAGTTGCGCGCGCGCCTCGGTCGAACACACTCCCGCAAGCACAAAAACAAACCACAACAATATATTTCTAAAATGGCTTATCTTAACATTAATTCCATTCATATATCGATATTCATCAATCATATTCAGGATGCATGCTCAGATGAAAGCATAGGCACATTCAGAACTTCAGCATAAACATCCACATAACGTCGTGCGACATCTTTCCAGTCGTAGCGCTGCGCGCCTATAATCGCAGAAGCTCTCCCCATCGCCATTGCGTCCGGATCAGCCTGCTGAGTCTCAATTTTTATAGCAAGCCTCTCCATGTCGTCGCCCTCCAGCACAATCCCGGTTCCCGTGCGGCTCACCAGACGTCGAAAGGGAGCGATTCCACTCAGGATCGGAATCAGACCTGCGGACATGGCTTCCACGGCAGCCAACCCAAAACCTTCATGATCTGAAAAACTGGCAAACCAACTGGCATTACCAAGGGCATGCCGCAGTTCCGCATCAGAGGGTTCGGAAATAATCTTCACAGCGTCCTGTACCCCGGCACGTACCGCGAAGTTTTCCAGATCCGGCACGGACTGCTCAGCCGGCCTCCCAGCTATGATCAGCCGCCATTCCGGGTTCTGTCTTTTCAGCGCGGCCAGAAGATCGAATAAGAGATCAAGACGCTTGTGCAGAGAAAATCGTCCGAAACTTATCAAGGTGCGCACAGGCTTTTCTGAAGCCGCATTAGAAAATTTCGACTGGTTGATGCCGTTCTCAATGGTGATCAGACGCCCTTTTGCTACATCTGCAAAAATATCCGCATCATTCTGACTGCATGCGACAACCTTGTCGTACGCCCTGATACTTGCCCGTGTCAGCGTTGCGAACCACAGTTTTTTGAGCTTTCCATAGGCTCCACTGTGAAAAAATCCGCCATGCGTGGAAACCACAAGAGGTTTCCTGATCAGGGTCTTCATCAATGCAAAGAAATCAAAGAAAAAATCAATTGCGTGTACATGAACGAGGTCTGCTCCTCCGACGTGTCCGATCACGGCAGGAGCCAGTGGATAACGCGTTGACCCACACCAGGCCAGGCGCGTTACCGGAATACCCTGTACCGAGTCCTGCGGAGGCAATATTCCTTCCCTGTTGAACACTGTGTTCAATGTCACAATCTGGGCGTCAATTCCCATGGCCTTCTGCTGGAAAGCCAGATTCAGAACAGAGTCTTCAAGGCCGCCCACAGACGGACTGAACTGCCTCACGACATGGATGATTTTCATGACAGGAACGTCTTTCACGCCTGACGGCGGTGAGCAATCAGGCGGGCTTCCTGCCGGGTCAACTGAGCGCCACAAAGAAGATTGAACGACCCGTTGTCAGTACCTGTCACCACAAATCCTGAGAGTCTGACGCCATAAAGCCGCAGTCGTTCCACACACGCAGCCGTGGTTTCCCGAGACGCACGCCCCCAGCGACAGACAAAAAGCGTCTGGTCGGCAACAGAGGCCATCGACAGTCCTCCTGCCGTCACGCCCAGAGGAGGCGTGACAAGAATGATCACACGATAAGAGCGGGAAAGATCACGAAACAGATCCTGCAGCTGCGTGATTTCAGCCCGGTCAAAAACATAGCCACGTGGCGTTCCGGCAGCCATGACATCACATCCCCGGACCTGATCTCTGGAAATGACATTCCGCGCAGCCGCTTTTCCTTGCAGAACATCCGAAAGGCCCAACGCCCCCCCTACCCTGCTGCTGTCGAGACCAACACGACGGCTGAAATCAGTATCAATGACCAGAGCTGTTTCACCGGCCTCCTCAGCCGCGGCAGCCAGCCACGATGCAAGCGTCATCTTTCCGTCACCAGGCAAGGCTGATGTTATGGCTATAACTCTCGCCCCGCCACTACCTGACATGCCCTGAGCCATGGAAAGCTGCGCTCCCAGCTGTCTTACGGCCTCAGCAGGCAACGAGAAGGCATGATCCCGCATCAGATCGGTTGGCGATTTC
The Acetobacter aceti genome window above contains:
- a CDS encoding glycosyltransferase family 4 protein; this encodes MKIIHVVRQFSPSVGGLEDSVLNLAFQQKAMGIDAQIVTLNTVFNREGILPPQDSVQGIPVTRLAWCGSTRYPLAPAVIGHVGGADLVHVHAIDFFFDFFALMKTLIRKPLVVSTHGGFFHSGAYGKLKKLWFATLTRASIRAYDKVVACSQNDADIFADVAKGRLITIENGINQSKFSNAASEKPVRTLISFGRFSLHKRLDLLFDLLAALKRQNPEWRLIIAGRPAEQSVPDLENFAVRAGVQDAVKIISEPSDAELRHALGNASWFASFSDHEGFGLAAVEAMSAGLIPILSGIAPFRRLVSRTGTGIVLEGDDMERLAIKIETQQADPDAMAMGRASAIIGAQRYDWKDVARRYVDVYAEVLNVPMLSSEHAS